One window from the genome of Bacillus weihaiensis encodes:
- a CDS encoding helix-turn-helix domain-containing protein: MNFKLELPEGTILINRCELKVALQEILMEVQEEWGKEEVLTIKEVAEYLKVSIPTVRTLITNKEIPFFQRGQVIRLKRRDVQKWMGSNSINGRKSFEDSGDDLDE, from the coding sequence ATGAACTTTAAGTTGGAATTACCTGAAGGAACTATATTAATAAATCGTTGTGAGTTAAAAGTAGCGTTACAAGAAATTTTAATGGAAGTACAAGAGGAATGGGGAAAGGAAGAGGTATTAACCATCAAAGAAGTTGCAGAGTACTTAAAAGTAAGTATTCCAACTGTTCGCACGTTAATTACCAATAAAGAAATACCATTTTTTCAAAGGGGACAAGTTATAAGGTTAAAACGGAGGGATGTTCAAAAGTGGATGGGGAGTAATTCAATAAATGGTAGGAAATCATTTGAAGATTCAGGTGATGATTTAGATGAATGA
- a CDS encoding helix-turn-helix domain-containing protein: MECILQIKKKENYKIDGTKIKIARTEKGWTISDLANMSGVTRKTIGEIENGNKRRIRHSTIHQIAITLDKEVEYFCTQIEKG; the protein is encoded by the coding sequence ATGGAATGTATACTACAAATAAAAAAGAAAGAAAATTATAAAATTGACGGTACAAAAATAAAGATAGCTAGAACTGAAAAAGGTTGGACAATAAGCGATCTAGCCAATATGTCAGGGGTAACAAGGAAAACCATTGGAGAAATTGAGAATGGAAATAAAAGAAGAATACGTCATTCTACAATACACCAAATTGCAATTACGCTAGATAAGGAAGTTGAATACTTTTGTACTCAAATTGAAAAAGGATAG
- a CDS encoding helix-turn-helix domain-containing protein yields MIGQRVRELRKRKNMTLRELAAELEIPFTTLGNYERGDRSPDFGFVLDVAKYFNVSIDFLTKGDDHINYDEYLVSRYTKDINTMLNKANPEVREKILDIHDQIFFITCEHAVSGASKPNNKELELVQQIVNFLLRMKNNFGMGIKEDGFTPSTKFELAKLYLKEKQDIDKSFNELFELHIERSIK; encoded by the coding sequence ATGATTGGACAACGTGTTAGAGAATTAAGAAAAAGAAAGAACATGACCTTAAGAGAGTTAGCAGCTGAGTTAGAAATTCCTTTTACAACTTTAGGAAACTATGAACGTGGGGATAGAAGTCCTGACTTTGGTTTCGTCCTTGATGTAGCCAAATACTTTAATGTTTCAATAGACTTCCTTACAAAAGGAGATGACCATATTAATTATGATGAGTATCTAGTTTCTCGATACACTAAAGACATCAATACAATGCTTAATAAAGCTAACCCAGAAGTAAGAGAAAAAATATTGGATATACATGATCAAATATTTTTTATTACTTGTGAACATGCCGTTAGTGGTGCAAGTAAACCCAATAATAAGGAATTAGAATTGGTACAACAGATAGTAAATTTTCTCCTTAGAATGAAAAATAATTTTGGAATGGGGATAAAAGAAGATGGATTCACCCCTTCAACAAAATTCGAATTAGCAAAATTGTACCTAAAAGAAAAACAAGACATTGATAAATCATTTAATGAACTTTTTGAACTTCATATAGAACGAAGTATTAAATAA
- a CDS encoding site-specific integrase: protein MKRLASFQKYNTKKGQLWLFKIDLGKDPESGGRLTTTRRGFKTKKEAQQAALKLTQEISNGLSLNSNDLTYKEVFDQWFSNHSKTIKASTKKSIESKFNKHILPRFGQLKIREITKPYCQKMINEIAELITSVNDIKIQANQVFKYALKMDIISMNPLEHVSIPRQQKELINNENEVDKRNYWKKDEIKQFLKIAKQELSFRDHTLFHLLIYTGARKGEILALTWDDIDFEAGSIRFTKTLFHNKGNFIFQTSKTKESRRLISLDTKTISLLKKWRIRQIETDLANVNKDDENKMIFTRDDGTPLRLAYPNEKLEIVIKKHNLYRITIHGLRHTHASLLFEAGASIKEVQERLGHSDIQMTMNIYTHVTDTLKEQTAQKFQRYIEL from the coding sequence GTGAAAAGGTTGGCTTCATTTCAGAAGTACAATACAAAAAAAGGACAATTATGGTTGTTCAAAATAGACCTAGGGAAAGATCCAGAATCAGGCGGAAGACTAACAACCACACGCAGGGGATTTAAAACAAAAAAAGAAGCACAGCAAGCAGCATTAAAGCTTACACAAGAAATATCAAATGGTCTTTCACTAAACAGTAATGACCTTACCTATAAAGAAGTATTTGATCAGTGGTTTTCTAATCATTCTAAAACTATTAAGGCTAGTACTAAGAAAAGTATTGAATCAAAATTTAATAAGCACATTTTACCACGTTTCGGTCAACTGAAGATTCGCGAAATTACCAAGCCCTATTGTCAAAAAATGATTAATGAAATTGCTGAGTTAATTACCTCTGTAAATGATATAAAAATTCAGGCGAATCAAGTTTTTAAATATGCTCTAAAAATGGATATTATTTCAATGAACCCGTTAGAACATGTAAGTATACCTAGACAGCAAAAGGAATTAATCAATAACGAAAATGAAGTGGATAAGCGAAATTACTGGAAAAAGGATGAGATAAAACAATTCCTAAAAATAGCCAAACAAGAGTTATCATTTCGTGATCACACACTTTTTCACCTTTTAATTTATACAGGTGCACGAAAAGGTGAAATATTAGCTCTTACGTGGGATGATATAGATTTTGAGGCTGGCTCCATCCGCTTTACAAAAACACTTTTTCATAACAAGGGTAATTTCATCTTTCAAACGTCTAAAACAAAGGAATCAAGGCGTTTAATTAGTTTAGACACTAAGACCATATCCTTATTAAAAAAATGGCGCATACGGCAAATAGAGACGGATTTAGCTAATGTGAATAAAGATGATGAAAATAAGATGATTTTTACCCGGGATGACGGTACTCCGCTTCGCTTAGCTTATCCAAATGAAAAGCTCGAAATTGTAATTAAAAAACACAACCTTTACAGAATTACTATTCATGGTTTACGTCACACGCATGCTTCCTTGTTATTTGAAGCAGGAGCAAGTATTAAAGAAGTTCAGGAGCGGCTAGGTCACTCTGATATACAAATGACAATGAACATCTACACACACGTAACAGATACACTTAAAGAGCAAACCGCACAAAAATTTCAAAGGTACATTGAATTATAA
- the rpsI gene encoding 30S ribosomal protein S9 — protein sequence MAQVQYYGTGRRKSSVARVRLVPGEGRIVVNNREIKDYIPSAALIEDIKQPLNITETTGSYDVLVNVSGGGYAGQAGAIRHGISRALLEADPEYRASLKRAGMLTRDARMKERKKYGLKGARRAPQFSKR from the coding sequence TTGGCACAGGTTCAATATTACGGTACAGGCCGTCGTAAGAGCTCAGTAGCGCGTGTGCGTCTAGTTCCAGGTGAAGGTCGTATTGTTGTAAATAATCGCGAAATCAAAGATTACATCCCATCAGCGGCTCTAATCGAAGATATTAAACAACCATTAAATATCACTGAAACTACAGGTAGCTATGATGTACTTGTTAACGTTTCAGGTGGTGGATATGCAGGTCAAGCAGGAGCTATCCGTCATGGTATTTCTCGTGCTCTATTAGAAGCAGATCCAGAATACCGTGCTTCACTTAAGCGTGCTGGCATGTTAACTCGTGACGCTCGTATGAAAGAACGTAAGAAATACGGTCTTAAAGGCGCTCGTCGTGCACCTCAGTTCTCAAAACGTTAA
- the rplM gene encoding 50S ribosomal protein L13, producing the protein MRTTFMANAANIERKWYVVDAAGKTLGRLSSEIASILRGKHKPTYTPHVDTGDHVIIINAEKIELTGKKLTDKIYYRHSQFPGGLKSRTALEMRTNYSEKMLELAIKGMLPKGSLGRQMGKKLHVYAGSEHPHQAQQPEVYELRG; encoded by the coding sequence ATGCGTACAACGTTTATGGCAAACGCTGCAAATATCGAACGTAAATGGTACGTAGTAGATGCTGCTGGCAAGACTTTAGGTCGCCTTTCAAGTGAAATCGCATCTATCTTACGTGGTAAGCACAAACCAACTTACACTCCACACGTTGACACTGGAGATCACGTGATCATCATCAACGCGGAGAAAATTGAATTAACAGGTAAAAAATTAACTGATAAAATTTATTACCGTCATAGCCAATTCCCAGGTGGATTAAAATCAAGAACTGCATTAGAAATGCGTACGAACTATTCTGAGAAAATGCTAGAATTAGCAATCAAAGGAATGCTTCCAAAAGGTTCTCTTGGACGTCAAATGGGTAAAAAATTACATGTATATGCTGGTAGCGAACATCCACACCAAGCACAACAACCTGAAGTTTACGAACTTCGTGGATAA
- the truA gene encoding tRNA pseudouridine(38-40) synthase TruA, whose protein sequence is MRVKCIVSYDGSQFNGYQVQPNKRTVQREIEEALTKLHKGNEVKIYASGRTDAGVHAKGQVFHFDTPLTIPDGRWPYALNSLLPDDIVIISAAYVQDDFHARFDVERKEYRYMINRNMMVDVFMRNYEYHYPFELNVDAMKRAADLLVGTHDFTSFCVAKTEVEDKIRTIYSIDINEENQQIIFSFIGNGFLYNMVRILVGTLLEIGQGKREILEIPGILEGKDRKLSGKTVPGHGLYLWKVYYDN, encoded by the coding sequence ATGAGAGTAAAGTGTATCGTATCATATGATGGCTCACAATTTAATGGGTATCAAGTACAACCGAATAAGCGAACTGTCCAACGCGAGATTGAAGAAGCATTAACAAAGCTTCATAAGGGGAATGAAGTGAAGATTTATGCGTCTGGTAGAACCGATGCAGGCGTCCATGCCAAAGGTCAGGTTTTTCACTTTGACACTCCATTAACTATTCCTGACGGTAGGTGGCCTTACGCACTCAATAGCTTATTACCTGATGATATTGTCATAATCTCTGCTGCCTATGTTCAAGACGACTTTCATGCAAGATTTGATGTGGAGAGAAAAGAATACCGCTATATGATAAATCGAAATATGATGGTGGATGTTTTCATGAGAAATTATGAGTATCATTATCCCTTTGAGTTAAATGTGGATGCGATGAAGCGTGCAGCAGACCTTTTGGTTGGAACCCATGACTTTACTAGTTTTTGCGTTGCAAAAACAGAAGTAGAGGATAAGATTAGAACGATTTATTCTATAGATATAAATGAAGAAAACCAACAGATTATTTTTAGCTTCATAGGAAATGGTTTTTTATATAATATGGTTAGAATTTTAGTCGGGACATTACTAGAAATTGGACAAGGTAAGAGGGAGATACTTGAGATACCAGGCATCTTAGAGGGGAAGGATCGAAAGCTTAGTGGAAAAACAGTACCTGGCCATGGATTATATTTATGGAAAGTTTACTATGACAACTAA
- a CDS encoding energy-coupling factor transporter transmembrane component T family protein: protein MMNSIIIGKYVPGHSLIHRMDPRSKLLLIFAFVFIVFFANNGFTYLLLGIFTSIIVSLTKLPFRFLLRGLRPVIWIILFTFILHILVTKEGPVLVDLGFLKIHEEGLRQGIFISLRFFYLILMTTILTLTTTPIEITDGMETLLHPFKRLGLPVHELALMMSISLRFIPTLMEETDKILKAQMARGVDFTSGPVKDRFKAVVPLLVPLFISAFKRAEELATAMEARGYRGGEGRSKLRQLEWKYLDTGMLFITFLLALVLLYLRA from the coding sequence GTGATGAACAGTATCATAATTGGCAAATATGTCCCTGGTCATTCTCTTATTCATAGAATGGATCCCCGCTCAAAGCTATTATTAATCTTTGCCTTTGTCTTTATTGTATTTTTTGCAAATAATGGTTTCACATACTTATTGTTAGGGATTTTCACAAGTATTATTGTGTCATTAACAAAGCTACCGTTTAGATTTTTACTAAGAGGTCTCAGACCGGTCATATGGATTATCCTATTTACGTTTATTTTACACATCCTTGTCACGAAGGAAGGGCCTGTTTTAGTGGACTTGGGCTTTTTGAAAATTCACGAGGAAGGATTAAGGCAAGGGATATTTATTTCTTTACGGTTCTTTTATTTAATTTTAATGACAACGATTTTAACCTTAACAACGACCCCTATTGAAATTACAGATGGAATGGAAACTCTCCTCCACCCGTTTAAGAGGCTTGGGTTACCGGTACATGAATTAGCATTGATGATGTCGATATCTCTTCGTTTTATTCCGACTCTTATGGAAGAAACGGATAAGATTTTAAAGGCTCAGATGGCGAGGGGTGTCGATTTCACAAGTGGACCTGTTAAGGATCGTTTTAAGGCGGTTGTCCCATTATTAGTCCCATTGTTCATAAGTGCATTTAAACGCGCTGAGGAGCTAGCGACGGCGATGGAGGCACGTGGTTATCGAGGTGGGGAAGGTCGTTCGAAGCTTAGGCAGCTAGAATGGAAATACCTTGATACAGGAATGCTTTTCATCACGTTCCTTTTAGCGTTAGTTTTACTATATTTACGAGCATAG
- a CDS encoding energy-coupling factor ABC transporter ATP-binding protein — MDIVFKDVEHRYQARTPFEKLALFDVNFDIKSGSYVSIIGHTGSGKSTILQHLNGLLKPTNGSVSIGDYLIEAGKKQKNLKAVRRLVGIVFQFPEHQLFEETVEKDIAFGPMNFGVSEEEAVKKAKESLSIVGLPEEVLQKSPFDLSGGQMRRVAIAGVLAMGPEVLVLDEPTAGLDPRGRKEMMNLFSRLRKEHNLTIILVTHSMEDAAKYSDEVIVMHKGSVEMRGTPREIFSQASKLADIGLDLPETVKFQMKLEEKGIRIPSMPLSIDETVEQIVTALKRGDS, encoded by the coding sequence ATGGACATTGTATTCAAAGATGTAGAACATCGCTACCAGGCTCGTACACCCTTTGAGAAGCTTGCTCTCTTTGACGTGAATTTTGATATTAAATCCGGATCCTATGTGTCAATTATTGGGCATACAGGGTCAGGTAAGTCGACAATTCTTCAACATCTAAATGGACTTTTAAAACCTACAAATGGTTCAGTCTCAATTGGTGACTATCTCATTGAAGCTGGGAAGAAGCAAAAGAACTTAAAAGCTGTCCGAAGACTCGTGGGAATCGTTTTTCAATTTCCCGAGCATCAATTGTTTGAAGAAACAGTAGAAAAAGATATCGCATTTGGACCAATGAACTTTGGTGTCTCTGAAGAAGAGGCGGTCAAAAAAGCCAAAGAATCCCTTTCTATAGTCGGTTTACCAGAAGAAGTTTTGCAAAAGTCACCTTTTGATTTAAGTGGTGGGCAGATGCGTCGAGTTGCAATTGCTGGTGTGTTGGCCATGGGACCAGAAGTACTCGTACTTGATGAACCTACTGCTGGTCTGGATCCTAGAGGTAGAAAAGAAATGATGAATTTATTTTCGCGCCTAAGGAAAGAACATAACCTTACAATTATCCTAGTGACTCATAGTATGGAGGATGCTGCAAAGTATTCAGATGAGGTCATTGTTATGCATAAAGGTTCCGTAGAGATGAGGGGCACACCTAGGGAGATCTTTTCGCAAGCTAGTAAACTTGCTGATATAGGTCTCGACTTACCAGAGACGGTGAAATTCCAGATGAAGCTTGAAGAAAAAGGAATTCGTATTCCCTCCATGCCGCTAAGTATAGATGAAACGGTTGAGCAAATTGTTACTGCTTTGAAAAGGGGGGATTCCTAA
- a CDS encoding energy-coupling factor ABC transporter ATP-binding protein, producing MSQAIINVENITFRYQEDAKPAIDHVSFEVNKGEWLAIVGHNGSGKSTMARIINGLFIPDEGKVTVCGKNLTPDKVWDIRKHVGMVFQNPDNQFVGTTVRDDVAFGLENNGIPREEMIRRIEWATNKVKMEAYLDHEPHHLSGGQKQRVAIAGVMAVQPDVIILDEATSMLDPMGRSEVIQTVKELNQQSALTVISITHDLEEASKADRIIVMNGGKKYMEGTPEEVFKLGDKLVEIGLDLPFSVLLSQKLKDAGISLKEEHLSEEGLVNELWTLYSKM from the coding sequence GTGAGTCAAGCAATTATAAACGTAGAAAATATAACCTTTCGATACCAAGAGGACGCTAAGCCTGCAATTGATCATGTTTCCTTTGAAGTAAATAAAGGTGAATGGTTAGCTATAGTCGGCCATAATGGTTCAGGTAAATCGACAATGGCACGTATCATAAATGGGCTATTTATTCCTGACGAAGGGAAAGTAACAGTTTGCGGCAAGAATCTAACCCCTGATAAAGTGTGGGATATTCGCAAGCATGTTGGGATGGTTTTTCAAAATCCAGATAATCAGTTTGTTGGGACAACTGTTCGTGATGATGTTGCTTTTGGTTTGGAGAACAATGGTATTCCTCGAGAAGAGATGATTCGTAGGATTGAATGGGCTACGAATAAGGTGAAAATGGAAGCTTATTTAGACCATGAGCCACACCATTTATCTGGTGGGCAAAAACAACGTGTAGCCATCGCAGGGGTAATGGCGGTACAGCCTGATGTAATTATTCTTGATGAAGCCACCTCCATGCTTGACCCAATGGGGAGAAGTGAGGTCATTCAAACCGTAAAGGAATTAAATCAGCAATCAGCCTTGACTGTTATTTCGATTACTCATGATCTGGAGGAAGCTTCAAAGGCTGATCGAATCATTGTCATGAATGGTGGAAAGAAATATATGGAGGGCACACCTGAGGAAGTTTTTAAGTTAGGGGATAAGTTAGTTGAAATTGGACTCGATTTGCCTTTCTCGGTTTTATTAAGTCAAAAATTAAAGGATGCTGGAATCTCCCTTAAGGAAGAGCATCTATCTGAGGAAGGGTTGGTGAATGAGCTATGGACATTGTATTCAAAGATGTAG
- the rplQ gene encoding 50S ribosomal protein L17 produces the protein MSYRKLGRTSAQRKAMLRDLTTDLIISERIETTEARAKELRSTVEKMITLGKRGDLHARRQAAAYVRNEVAEVVTVTNAEGKDKDKPKYALEKLFSDIAPRYEERQGGYTRIMKLGPRRGDGAPMVIIELV, from the coding sequence ATGTCATACAGAAAATTAGGCCGTACAAGTGCTCAACGTAAAGCAATGCTTCGTGATTTAACAACTGATCTAATCATCAGTGAGCGCATCGAAACAACAGAAGCTCGTGCGAAAGAACTACGTTCAACTGTTGAAAAGATGATTACTCTAGGTAAACGCGGAGATCTTCATGCTCGTCGTCAAGCAGCAGCTTACGTTCGTAATGAAGTAGCTGAAGTAGTTACAGTTACAAATGCAGAAGGTAAGGATAAAGATAAGCCGAAATATGCTTTAGAAAAGCTTTTCAGTGATATCGCTCCACGTTACGAGGAACGCCAAGGTGGTTATACTCGTATCATGAAACTTGGACCTCGTCGCGGCGACGGTGCACCAATGGTTATCATCGAATTAGTTTAA
- a CDS encoding DNA-directed RNA polymerase subunit alpha gives MIEIEKPKIETVEISDDAKYGKFVVEPLERGYGTTLGNSLRRILLSSLPGAAVTSIQIDGVLHEFSTIEGVVEDVTSIILNIKKLALKIYSDEEKTLEIDVQGEGSVTASDITHDSDVEILNPDLHIATLASDASFRMRLTAKRGRGYTPADSNKREDQPIGVIPIDSIYTPVSRVSYQVEKTRVGQVANYDKLTLDVWTDGSTGPKEAIALGSKILTEHLNIFVGLTDEAQNAEIMVEKEEDQKEKVLEMTIEELDLSVRSYNCLKRAGINTVQELAHKTEEDMMKVRNLGRKSLEEVKAKLEELGLGLRKDD, from the coding sequence ATGATAGAAATTGAAAAACCAAAAATCGAAACGGTTGAAATCAGCGATGATGCCAAATATGGTAAATTCGTCGTCGAGCCACTTGAGCGTGGATATGGTACAACTTTGGGTAACTCCTTACGTCGTATCCTTTTATCTTCACTCCCTGGTGCCGCTGTAACATCGATCCAAATAGATGGCGTACTTCATGAGTTTTCAACGATCGAAGGTGTTGTTGAAGATGTTACTTCGATTATCTTAAACATTAAAAAGCTTGCTCTTAAAATCTATTCAGATGAAGAGAAGACGCTTGAAATTGATGTTCAAGGCGAAGGTAGTGTAACTGCATCGGATATTACTCATGATAGTGATGTAGAAATTCTGAATCCAGATCTTCATATTGCTACTCTTGCATCAGATGCTAGCTTTAGAATGAGACTAACAGCTAAGCGTGGTCGTGGTTACACTCCAGCTGATTCAAACAAACGTGAAGATCAACCAATTGGTGTCATTCCAATTGATTCAATCTACACTCCGGTTTCTCGTGTTTCTTACCAAGTTGAGAAAACACGTGTCGGTCAAGTAGCTAACTATGATAAACTTACGTTAGATGTTTGGACTGATGGAAGCACTGGACCAAAAGAAGCAATTGCTCTTGGTTCTAAGATTCTTACTGAACACTTAAATATTTTTGTAGGTTTGACTGATGAAGCTCAAAATGCAGAAATTATGGTGGAAAAAGAAGAGGATCAAAAGGAAAAAGTTCTTGAGATGACGATTGAAGAGTTAGATCTTTCAGTGCGTTCTTATAACTGTTTAAAACGTGCTGGCATTAACACAGTACAAGAGCTTGCTCATAAAACAGAAGAAGATATGATGAAGGTTCGTAACTTAGGTCGTAAATCTCTAGAAGAAGTTAAGGCAAAATTAGAAGAACTAGGTTTAGGTCTTCGAAAAGACGACTGA
- the rpsK gene encoding 30S ribosomal protein S11 gives MARKTNTRKRRVKKNIESGIAHIRSTFNNTIVTITDTHGNAISWSSAGALGFRGSRKSTPFAAQMAAETAAKASQEHGLKTLEVTVKGPGAGREAAIRSLQAAGLEVTAIRDVTPVPHNGCRPPKRRRV, from the coding sequence ATGGCACGTAAAACGAATACTCGTAAACGTCGTGTGAAAAAGAATATTGAAAGTGGAATTGCACACATTCGTTCAACATTCAATAACACGATTGTTACTATTACTGACACTCATGGTAATGCAATTTCATGGTCAAGTGCTGGTGCGTTAGGTTTCAGAGGATCTCGTAAATCTACTCCTTTCGCTGCACAAATGGCTGCTGAAACAGCTGCTAAAGCATCACAGGAGCATGGTTTAAAAACTCTTGAAGTTACTGTTAAAGGACCAGGTGCAGGACGTGAAGCTGCAATCCGTTCACTACAAGCTGCAGGGCTTGAAGTAACAGCAATCAGAGACGTTACTCCAGTTCCACATAATGGATGCCGTCCACCAAAACGTCGTCGTGTGTAA
- the rpsM gene encoding 30S ribosomal protein S13: MARIAGVDIPRDKRVVISLTYIFGIGRSTAEKVLAEAGVSADTRVRDLTEDELGKIRDVIDKLKVEGDLRREVSLNIKRLIEIGSFRGIRHRRGLPVRGQNTKNNARTRKGPRRTVANKKK; this comes from the coding sequence ATGGCTCGTATTGCAGGTGTTGATATTCCTCGCGACAAACGTGTTGTTATTTCATTAACATATATTTTCGGAATCGGTCGTTCTACTGCTGAGAAAGTTCTAGCTGAAGCTGGAGTTTCTGCAGATACTCGCGTTCGTGATTTAACGGAAGATGAGTTAGGAAAAATCCGTGACGTTATTGACAAACTTAAAGTTGAAGGGGATCTTCGTCGTGAAGTTTCACTTAACATTAAGCGTCTAATTGAAATTGGTTCTTTCCGTGGTATCCGTCACCGTCGTGGCTTACCAGTTCGCGGACAGAATACAAAAAACAATGCTCGTACACGTAAAGGACCACGTCGTACTGTAGCAAACAAGAAAAAATAA
- the rpmJ gene encoding 50S ribosomal protein L36, with the protein MKVRPSVKPICEKCKVIRRKGKVMVICENPKHKQKQG; encoded by the coding sequence ATGAAGGTCAGACCATCTGTTAAACCGATTTGTGAAAAATGTAAAGTTATTCGCAGAAAAGGCAAAGTCATGGTTATATGTGAGAATCCTAAGCATAAGCAAAAACAAGGTTAA
- the infA gene encoding translation initiation factor IF-1, translated as MAKDDVIEVEGTVIETLPNAMFKVELENGHTVLAHVSGKIRMHFIRILPGDKVTVELSPYDLTRGRITYRFK; from the coding sequence ATGGCGAAAGACGATGTAATTGAAGTTGAAGGAACTGTTATAGAAACATTGCCTAATGCAATGTTCAAAGTTGAACTAGAGAACGGTCATACGGTTTTGGCGCATGTATCTGGAAAGATTCGCATGCATTTCATTCGTATTTTACCTGGAGACAAAGTTACGGTAGAATTATCTCCATATGATTTAACTCGTGGCAGAATTACGTACCGTTTTAAATAA
- the map gene encoding type I methionyl aminopeptidase — MIICKTQRELDIMREAGRIVALTHQELKKHIKPGITTKELDVIAEKFIRSHDAIPSFKGYNGFRGSICASVNEELVHGIPGDRVLNEGDIISIDIGAKYNGYHGDSAWTYAVGEISEETQKLLEVTEASLFKGLEEAKPGDRLSNISHAIQTYVEEHGFSVVREYVGHGVGQELHEDPQIPHYGPPNKGPRLKPGMVLAIEPMVNAGTRYVKTLADDWTVVTVDGKMCAHFEHTIAITETGYEILTKA; from the coding sequence ATGATCATTTGTAAGACTCAGCGTGAGCTAGATATTATGCGAGAAGCTGGTCGGATTGTAGCTTTAACTCATCAGGAGTTAAAAAAGCACATCAAACCAGGTATCACGACAAAGGAACTGGATGTAATTGCCGAAAAGTTTATTCGTTCGCATGATGCAATCCCATCCTTTAAAGGGTATAATGGTTTTCGCGGAAGTATCTGTGCTTCTGTAAATGAAGAGCTTGTTCATGGAATACCGGGTGACCGTGTACTAAATGAAGGAGACATCATTAGTATCGATATTGGTGCTAAATATAATGGGTATCATGGAGACTCTGCTTGGACATATGCAGTAGGTGAAATTTCCGAAGAGACACAAAAACTTTTAGAAGTGACAGAAGCTTCATTGTTTAAAGGTCTTGAAGAAGCGAAGCCAGGTGATCGTTTATCTAACATATCTCATGCTATTCAAACGTATGTTGAAGAACATGGTTTTTCTGTGGTTAGAGAATATGTTGGTCACGGTGTAGGTCAAGAGCTACATGAAGATCCTCAAATTCCTCATTATGGTCCTCCTAATAAAGGTCCAAGGTTAAAGCCTGGGATGGTATTAGCGATAGAGCCGATGGTGAATGCAGGAACTCGTTATGTAAAAACGTTAGCAGATGATTGGACTGTTGTGACAGTTGATGGTAAAATGTGTGCTCACTTTGAACACACAATTGCGATTACTGAAACAGGCTATGAAATCTTAACAAAAGCTTAA